Genomic segment of Shewanella sp. OMA3-2:
AACGTTATGCGGTTGATGGTGAAGTTCAAATTGATGTCGGTGTAATAGCCGGTGATCCACAAGCAACCTTCAATAAAATGCAGAAAGTATACGCAGCTGCAATGGCGCCTAACCAGCCATCTAGTGCCGATATTCGTGTCGCAGCAGAAGCAGTGCAGCGAATGAATCAAGCTAAAGCTGAGATGGCAGATTTACGTCAGGAAAAAATAATACCCGCTGAAAATATTCAGCATATCAATGAATTAGCTAATACCTATAAGCAGGCTGATGCGGAACAAAATGGATTTCAGCAGTCGCAGTTAGCGCCTTTTACCTTGGCAGCAAATAACAAAACGGCTTCAGTGGGAGTCAATTCGCCTGAGTTACAAGCTGATCCTAAAAGTCGTTTTAGTCAAAAGATGGCTGAATCACAAGACACCCAAACACCTCAAGTACCACTAGCAACCTTAGCTTATTTACAAAACCAAGCAGATCCCAAAACTTCCGCATCTAACTCTGCAATGTACGATAAATCACGTCAGGCATTAGCTTTTTCAGTATAACGCTGACTTGTTTCTATTTGATGCTGCAATAAAATCAAACTTTCTAATAAACGACAGGCAGGGCCTTGTCGGTCTCTATTAGGCACAATCAAATTTAAGGTTATTCTGCGTTGATAACTGCCATGCAGTTTCAATTTATGTAACTTACCTTGCTGTAAGTCATGTTCAACTAAAAAGTTGGGGATCCAACAAAACCCTAGCTGGCGGCCTAAAATTACCTTGGCTTCATGAAAGTTAGATACGGTAATACGTTGTTCTGCTTTTAGCCAACCAATATCATTCATCGAGTTTGACCCAGTATCTTTAATCACTATCTGCAAATGCTGTGCAAGCTGTTTTTCATCTTCAATACTGTCTAACTGAGCCAATGGATGGTTAGGGTGACACACTAATTCAAAATCACATTCACATAGTGGTTGCGCTAAATGTCCCCGTGGTGGGGTAGCACAAATAGCAATATTAACCATCTGCTGATTAATTAAATCATGGGTGCCTGAAATAACTGAATCAAGCACAGACACGCGTGTACCACGACTGAGGGGAATAAATGCTTCAAGCGCATCGACTAACTTTTCAGTAGGGTAAATAATCTCTTTGGCTATGGTTAAACTTGGCTCCCAGCCTTGACCTAAGTTAGTGGCAAGCTGCTCGAGTTCATCTACAGATTGGGTTAAATGACGTGATCGACGCAGTAATACTTCACCTTGTTCAGTCAGATAGGCTTTACGACCTTTTACTTCTAATAACTGAATACCTAATTGATGCTGTAATTTTGCCACCGCATGGTTGAGTGATGATTGGCTTTTATTAAGTTGTTCGGCTGCTTGAGCATAACCACCATGATCAACCACAGCTTGTAAAATTCGCCATTGCTCAAGGGTTGATTTAGCACGAGTCATATAAAAGCCTTTATAGTTAAATTCAGTTAGTTGAATGGCGTTAACCAGTACTCAGATAGTAGCATTTTGCAGCACAAAGCATAGTAGGAAGGGCGCTTTTAAAATCTGTTTTGGGTATGGATTCACTTTATCGTTATGCTTTACTTGTACAATTTCTGGGTAGACTTGTTTGTTAGCGCCTAATGTTAAAATTGATCTAAGCCCCAAGCAATGGTAAATGTTTGATACTTTTGTATTGCAGTGACAGCGTTAAACAATGTTCAATCACTTTAGTTGGAAGCGGACAATTAACGTTTAATACTATGGCTCTATTTCCCTGATATTGAATAACATCTGGATACAGCTCTCTAAATGTATCAACCAGTTTAGTGTTGCAGTTGAAAAAAATGAAATACTGCTCGGGGTATTTAGCTTTCCAGTCAATTCTTATCGGACTACCATTTTTAACCGCGTAACTCGGTTCACCCCATTTTAAAGTTTCTTCAACTTCACCTAAATTATGGTGACTGGCTATGTCGAAAATTAGCCTACGCAAATAAATTAATAATGGCTTTATCTGTTGAGGGTAGCTTTCAAATTTGTGTTGAACATCCATTTTCATGATCCCACTCTCTTTTTAAATACTGATTGTTATGACTAATTTGACTGAAGCCATTAAGCTTATCTCTGAATGCTGACTATCCGATGATTACAAGTGCATTACGTTTGCCTCTTAATTACAATAGTAGTTTTAAAGGGGCTGTCGGTGATGAACTATTTAGATAAGCTAATAAAAAACCTCAACTAAATTTTCATAAATTGCGGATTGGAATTACCATTTTACTTCTATCTCAGCAAATAGCGGCCATTTCATGCTGCTCGAAAAAGCCAGTTTAGAAAACTGTTTTAATGGCTTACTTATGTAAAGGCGACTTAATGAAATTCTTATTTAATATCCACCGTTTAAAAATACTGTTTATTAGCTTAATAATAACGTTACTTTCAGCCTGTACAGAGATAAAAAAAAGTGAACCTGTAATTTACCTAATACCTGAAGGCTATGTTGGCTCTTTATACATTATATTCAACGCACCAAATGGGTTGCCACCGAAATATGAAGGTGAATCTAGGGTATATGAAATACCGCCATCTGGTGTACTTGTTACACAAATGAATGCTAACGAAGGCTGGATTGAAAGTAGTAAAACACAATACTTTTTCGTGAATGATACTGGTGATAGAACGCCTATGAATGAAGACTCAGCATCAACAGAGCTGAATACGACTAACAGCAATGCAGAAACAACAAGAACCGTGTATGTCGGTGGTTTAGGGCAATCTGGCCCAATATATGGATGCACTGTGATTAATCAAAACTTTACGATTGGTACAGACTCTGAACAAATTGACAGCAAAAATTTGCTCGATATATACGATGCTATAAAGCTCAGAAATATAGATGAAAAACTTTTTGATAATATGTGTCAACAAGTGGTCAAGTAAAATTGGCCGCTACAGTTAAAATGTGGAGCGAAGCGGAACCTAACCTATAATTTGGTCAGAGTAAGCTTTACAGTAAGGCTGATTTTTACATCATTATTGACCGGCTTTATTTTCCCTAATAGGCGTGCTCGATGCTTGAGTTCGAGTTGACCTTGCGCTGTCCTTAAGTGGTTATACTTTAATCTGGCTTGAGGCGACAATCAATACCTTACTTCACATTATTTTTAAAAATTTCATTTAAAAATAACAGCTTGTATCAATACATATCTAATGAAGCTAAATCGAAGAGATTGAGTGGCGGAATGCAAATGCGGCTGCGACCTTTGCCAGCAGGGATGCTGGCGTAGAGCCCACATGGATGTGCTTGCGGCGTGTCGCAGAAGTGTTTGCACATAGGCTACTTGCAACATTTGAAATAAAAAACCAACGATTATTAGTCTAACAATATGAACTAGCAGCATAAAAAACGCCCGTGACATAAGTCGCGGGCGTTTAGGCATTGTTAAAATTTAAAACTGCAATCCAGAATCCAGAATCCAGTTTACTGGTAACTGCTGGCGTGTACGTTACGTACTGCGCGTCCTGATGGGTCGATAATGCCGCGTAAACTTTCATCCCAAGCCAATGCTTCTGGAGTCGAACAGGCAACTGATTTGCCACCTGGTACTGTTTCTGCAGCACTGGTTAATGGATAGAACTCTTCAAAGAAACAACGGTAAAAATAGGCTTCTTTGGTTTCTGGTGTATTGTAAGGGAAACGGAATTTCGCGTTTGCCAATTGCACATCATCAACGTGTTTACCCGCATGTTCTTTCAAGCCATCAATCCAAGAATAGCCTACACCATCACTGAATTGCTCTTTTTGACGCCATGCGACTTCTTTAGGCAGTTTATGTTCAAATGCCTGACGCAGAATGTGTTTTTCGATACGGCCATCTTTAGACATTTTCGCTTCAGGGTTGATGCGCATTGCGACATCCATGAATTCTTTGTCTAAGAAAGGCACGCGGGCTTCAAGTCCCCAAGCCGCCATAGCTTTGTTGGCACGTAAACAGTCGAACAAATGCAGTTTGTCTAACTTGCGGACTAATTCCTCGTGGAATGCCTGTGCGTTAGGGGCTTTGTGGAAGTATAAGTAACCACCAAATAATTCATCAGCACCTTCACCTGATAACACCATTTTAATGCCCATGGCTTTAATTTTTCGTGCCATTAAATACATAGGTGTCGCTGAACGAATAGTGGTGACATCGTAGGTTTCTAAGTGATAAATCACTTCTTTAATGGCATCTAACCCTTCTTGGAAAGTGTATACAATTGGGTGGTGAATGGTGCCAATGGCATCGGCCACTTTTTGTGCTGCCACTAAATCAGGTGATTCAGCTAAGCCAACGGCGAACGAGTGAAGTTGTGGCCACCAGGCACCGGTTTCACCATCGTTTTCAATACGATGTTTTGCATAGGTTTGGGTAATAGCTGACACAACGGAAGAGTCTAAACCGCCAGATAACAGTACGCCATAAGGCACGTCAGACATTAATTGACGTTTAACCGCCGCTTCTAAGGCTTCACGTAACTCATCAATACTGGCTGGGTTATCTTTAACCGCATCATATTCCATCCAGTCACGGACATAATATTGCGTTGGTTGACCATCTGCTGAATATAAATATTGGCCTGGTAAAAACTCTGCTACGGTTTTACATACTGGCATTAGTGCTTTCATTTCTGATGCTATGTAGAAGTTACCCGCAGTATCAAGCCCAGTGTAAAGCGGGATAATACCCATGTGATCACGACTGACCAAATAAGTTTTGTTGGCTTTGTCGTACAACACAAACGCAAAGATACCGTTAAGTTTATCTAAAAAGTCACAACCGTATTCCTGGTATAAAGATAAAATAACTTCACAGTCTGAGTTGGTTTGATATTGGTATTTATCGCCTAAATCAGCTTTAAGTTGCTTGTGGTTATAAATTTCACCGTTAACTGCTAATACTATGTTGCCGTCTTGACTGATCAGCGGCTGGGCACCATGGTCAACGTCGACAATGGCTAAACGCTCATGTGCAAGAATCGCATGTTCATCAGCATAAATGCCTGACCAATCTGGGCCACGGTGACGTAACAGTTTTGACATTTCAAGTGCCACTTGGCGAAGTTCACTTGCATCTGATTTGATATCTAAAATTGAGAATATTGAACACATAAGAGGACTCCAGCAACATTGTTTAATCTTTATCTGTTTGGTACTTTGACAGCATTTTATTCACTAGCCAAGTGTTATTTTTGATTAAAGCTCATTAAATATGTCTTTTTAGTGATTATGCGGTTGCTTAACTGGTTTTGTTTTGAGGATTGTTTATAAAATTTTATGATCTATTGATGAATCTTCGATTTAAGCAGGGAGAGGGCAATGTTTTTGAGGAATTGTTAATGATATGGCTGAAGATTATTAAGTGATAAAAATGTATTTTTTTAGCTAATTTTTGTATTTAGGTTTGAGAACAACATAAAAAAGAGCCCATTAACAAATGGGCTCTTTCAATATACTGAATAACTATTTAGCTGGACGTAGGCTATTAAACTCTGAGCCTGCTAGGTAACCTGGCCAATCTTGATTATTGCCTAGGCTCTCTGCCGCTTGGTAATACACTTGTAAGTCTTGCAATGCGCCGGATAAATCCCATGACTCATGATAATGATCACACACATTGTGGTAACAGCCTTTCATGGTTTTTTCCATTTCAGCTTTATAGACCGCGGTAGCATCATCAGGGGGCTCGCTGCCACCACCAGCAAAAACTGCTGGCACGCCGTACTTAGCAAAACTGAAGTGGTCTGAACGGAAAAATCCGCCCGATGCTGGGTTACGTTCTGATTTAACTTCACGGTTTTGCAGTTTGGCCGCATCGGCTAGGTAGTTTTCTAATTCAGACTGACCTTTACCAACGATGGTGTAATCTTTTGTTTTACCATAGACATTAGTGCTGTCTAAGTTAAATACCGCAACGGTTTTATCCAATGGGTAAATCGGGTTGGCTGCATAAAAGCGTGAACCTAATAAACCTTGCTCTTCACCCGTTGTTGCCACAAACGTTAATGAACGTTTTAAACCTTTGCCTTGTTTGGCTTGGGCTGCAAACTGACGGGCAATTTCCATAATACCCGCAGTACCAGAAGCATTATCTAGGGCACCGTTGTAAATTTGATCGCCTTCTTTGGTTTCATCTTTACCTATGTGATCCCAATGTGCGGTGAACAGCAACTGCTCATCTGCTTGGCTAGTGCCTTTTAAGGTGGCAACAACATTATAACTGTCGGCATATTCGGCTTTATTGGCAAACTTAATCGACGCAGTTTGAGCAAGTTCAACATTCACAGGCTCATCTGCAGCGCGCTCCATTAAGGTCGGTAATGAAAAGCCAGATTTTGTAAATAATTGCTTCGCTGCATCTAAGGTCATCCAGCCTTCTACTTGAATGCGATTATTCGCTTCATCAGTATTAAGCACTAAATCTTGTTGCGGACCTGTCCAGCTGTTTTCTACCACAGACCAAGGATAAGAAGCGGGTTTAGTGTCGTGAATGATAATGGCACCTAATGCGCCTTGACGACTGGCTTCTTCAAACTTATAGCTCCAGCGACCGTAGTAGGTCATGGCTAAACCATTAAACTTAGTGCCTTCAGGATTAGCAAAGCCTGGGTCATTGACTAAGATAACCGCGATCTTGCCTGTCATATCTATGCCGCTGTAATCATTCCATTGCGATTCAGGGGCATTAATGCCATAACCGACAAATACCAGTGGTGCTTTGTCGATAGTGATTTGCTCGTTGGCATGACGGCTACTCAATACAATGTCTTTGCGATACTGCATAGGTAAATCGGCCAGCGTAATGGTTTGCTGCTCGCTTGGGGTGTAGGTCACCATAGGCACAGCTTGTAGAAAGCTGCCTTGGTTGGCACCGGTTAATCCCATGTCGGTAAACTGTTTAGTCAGATAATCTAAGGTTAACTTTTCGCCTTTGGTGGTGGGTGCACGGCCTTCAAATTCGTCAGAAGACAGTACTTTTATATCTTGACGAAAACGTTGTTCGTCAAAGGTGACTAACTGGGTTGTTGAGTTGGCTAAAACGCTACTATTAGCCTGTGATACTTGTGCGTTGTCTTTAGTGTCGCCATTACAGGCGCTCACTAACAAGGCCACTGCGCAAAGGGGAAATAAATGCTTCATCAGTATTCCAAATATTATTTTTATTGTAAACCAAGGTGGTTTAATTCAGTTATTAGGCCAAGCGATTAGGTTTAGTTACTCGGTCTAGTCATTAAAAAGTGTAGTTAGAGATTGTGCGCTTTAACGTCTTGTTGATTATAATGAAGCAAGCCAGCACCTTATAAAAGTGTGCTGGCTTGAAAATGTGTTACCTAATGTAAATCTAGTCGCTTTAACTGGATGAATAAGTCAGCCAGTTAAATTACATCAATATCGCCGGCACAGGCGAATACATGGTTAGGTCTGAAGGGTTCTTTATCTATATCGGCCATTTGGCTTACGCCACTGGTCACCAAAATGGTTTCAAGACCAGCTTGGAATCCTGCCAAAATATCGGTACGCATATTATCGCCGATGATCACAGTATTTTCAGAATGCCCCTGAATATGATTAAGGGCCGAGCGAATAATCCAACTTGAAGGTTTACCGATATAAAATGGCATTTTGCCGGTAATACGCTCAATGGGTGCGCATAAAGCACCACAGGCTGGACTAAATCGCGGTCCATGGGTATCAGGATTCGTCGCAATAAAGCGCGCGCCGCCAGCAATAAAACGTGCTGCTTTATGGATCATGTCCCAGTTATATGAGCGGGTTTCGCCAATAATGACAAAGTCTGGGTTAATGTCGGTAATGGTAAAGCCAGCATTATACAGTTCATGGGTGAGGGCGCCTTCACCAATAACAAAAGCTTTAGTGCCTTTTTGATGCTTTAAAAAATCAGCAGTAGCCATCGCCGAGGTATAAAAACAGTCTTCGGGCACATTAATGCCTGCCGCGCCAAGTCGGTTTTGTAAGTCTTTACCGGTTTGCACTGGGTAGTTAGTTAATAAAACCAGCGGGTTGCCTTGTTCGATAATGCGATGAATAAACTTATCACTGCCTGGGATCAGCTTGTTATCGTGCAGTAATACGCCATCAATATCGCAGATAATATTCTTCATCAATTCAATCTCATCTTTTTAGCTAAAATGGGTTTTTCTATACTTTATATAACGCTAAATATTGGGTAATAACAATGTGTTTTAAATGAAAATGCCAACCTGAGTAGGTTGGCATTGATTTGTTGTTTGCGCTCAGCAATTAAAATCTAGCAGAAAGTGATTAACACTCTACAATATTCACCGCTAAACCACCTTTGGCGGTTTCTTTGTATTTACTGCGCATATCACGACCGGTATCCATCATGGTTTTAATCACTTTATCAAGAGATACCTTATGGTTACCGTCACCACGTAACGCCATGCGTGAGGCGTTAATGGCTTTTACCGCGCCCATCGCATTACGTTCAATACAGGGTACTTGTACTAAACCGCCAACTGGGTCGCAGGTTAGACCTAGGTTATGTTCCATACCTATTTCAGCAGCGTTTTCTACATGCTCTACAGTGCCGCCCATAATTTCAGTTAACGCACCTGCTGCCATAGAACAGGCTACGCCCACTTCACCCTGACAGCCAACCTCAGCACCTGAAATAGAGGCATTTTTCTTGTACAAAATACCAATAGCAGCAGCGGTTAATAAATATCGACTACATACATCTATATCCACTTCTTGCACAAACATGTCGTAGTAACATAATACCGCAGGGATAATACCCGCAGCGCCATTAGTTGGTGCGGTTACCACGCGAGCGCCGGCGGCATTTTGCTCGTTTACTGATAAGGCAAATAAATCTACCCAGTCCATTGCGGTTAACGGATCGGTGTTATTACGACCTTCTGCTTTTAGACGGCGATATAAAGAAGGTGCACGGCGGCGAAGTTTAAGGCCACCCGGTAATATGCCTTCTTTTTGATAACCGCGGTCAACACAGGTTTTCATGGTTTGCCAAATTTTCCATAAACCCTGTTTTACTTCTTCTTCGCTGGCAATACTCAGTTCATTAGCCATCATTAAAGATGAAATGCTTAAGCCGTTCTCACAACATAACTCTAATAATTGTGCTGCGCTGTTGAAATCATAGGGCGCTTCTTTAATCGGCGTTGCCGGAGAGGCATTACGTTGGGTGATTTCATCTTCATCAAGAATAAAACCACCACCAACTGAATAGTAAGTACGCTGATAGGTGATTTCACCTTTGGTTAACGCATATAACGTCATTGCGTTTGCATGGGCGGGTAAGGTTTTACGGCGATGGTAAGTTACGCCATTTTCACGGGTAAACTTAACTAATCTACCATCAGCAAGTTTCAGCTTTTGATCGTTTGATACCGCTTCTAAAATACCGTCAATGGCGTCGGTGTCGACGGTTTCTGGGTCTTCACCCATTAAGCCTAAAATAACCGCTTTGCCTGTGCCGTGACCTTTACCTGTTTGACCTAATGAGCCAAATAATTCTGACTGTAACTCGTCAATACCCGACAGTAGATCTTGATCTATCAGGTTTTGCATAAATATTTTGCCAGCTTTCATTGGGCCTACGGTATGGGAGCTAGACGGGCCAATACCGATTTTGAACATGTCAAATACGCTAATCATAATTTTTAGCCTTTATGTGGTCGTTTATTGTTTTAGTTATGTGAGAGTATTATCATCGCGCTATTAAAATCATCGCGTCACCATAGTCGAAGTCACTATAGTTGAAGTGACTTAATTATAGCTGATTTACTATAGTTGAGTGTTTTGTTATCTGTTTTGCTACCGAGATAGTAAAACAGATAGCAAAACACTGAACTCTTGTTTAATGGCATACTCGTATTTTTAACACGCGTTAAATTAGTTGAAGTATCCCATATTTTTGATAGGACAGTTCATTAGTTTTTTTTATGCATTATTTTCAGATTAGCCTAACTTATACATTAAGCTTACTAGGCTAAATTATTCGAGGTATACGATTGAGCTATTTAATGATGGATCTAGCAGGACTGACTGTGTCAGCGCTAGAAGCAGAGCAACTACAACATCCTCAAGTGGGCGGTATTATTCTATTTACCCGCAATTATTCTAATAAATCTCAACTCATTGAACTAGTCAAAGAGGTGAGAAATATTCGACCAGAGCTATTAATCGCCGTTGATCATGAAGGCGGTCGAGTGCAACGTTTTAAGCAGGACTTTACTCATATTCCTGCTATGGGCGATATTTTACCCGCAGCAAAAGGTGATTTGGCATTAGCAAAATTGTGGGCTAAAGAGTGCGGTTTTTTAATGGCGGTTGAATTACTTGCCTGTGATATCGATTTAAGCTTTGCACCTGTGTTAGATGTTAATGGCATTAGTGAAGTGATTGGTAAGCGAAGCTTTAGCGCAAATCCGGATGAAGTGACCAGCTTAGCGGCTGAGTTTATTCTAGGGATGGAACAAGCTGGCATGGCCGCTGTGGGTAAGCATTTTCCTGGCCATGGCAGTGTTGCTGCAGACTCACATGTGGCTATGCCTGTAGACAGTCGCAGCCAGGCGCAAATTGAAGCCTTTGATATGCAGCCTTTTGTGAGTTTAATGGCGAAAGGGCAATTAAATGGTGTTATGCCTGCACATGTTATTTATGATCAAGTTGATCCTAATCCGGCAGGATTCTCTACTTACTGGTTGCAAAATGTATTGCGCCAACGTTTAGGGTTTAAAGGGGTTATTTTTTCTGATGATTTAGGCATGAAGGGTGCCAGCTTTGCGGGCGACTATTTAGGCCGAGCGCAAGCAGCATTAGATGCAGGTTGTGACATGATTTTAGTTTGTAATGATCCAACCGGTGTGGCGACATTATTAAGCGAGTTTACCTGGCCTGCAAATGCACCAGTCGCCAATGCATTAAGTTTAAAACCTGACACACATAATGTGGTGAATGCATTAGAGCAAGATGCGCGCTGGTTAGCCGCAATTGAAACAGCTAAGCAAATCCACGCAGCAGTGTAACTTGTATTCGTCATTGCCGTCTGCCTGCGCAGCAGGCTGTCTGGTTAGTGCTTTAGATAGGATTAATAGGTAAACAGTCTATCCAAGAAGTGTGTAGTGCGATGGTTATCGCACTACATACAGTTTGAAAGTAACACTTGGTCTTGTGTCGCACCGAGTGGATAACTGAAGCAAGTGCGAGTCGATATCAAACACTTTATTCTTCCAGCTAAAAAAAAGCACCGAACGTTTCACGTTCAGTGCTTTACATACCAGTCGCTATCCACTTAAATATCAACAATGGTGCTTATTCGAATAGCATTACAACTTAAGTGGGGGCTTTTTGCTATGCCCGATGGTATCAATCTTAAAATTAAGCCACTAGAAATGCCGGCTACGACTCAACCGTGCCGGCAGCTTGCTGAGCAGTAAAAGCTTGCAAGATATCGCTAGCTGAAGCACTCCAAATAGGTTGCTGGCTTAAACGCGATAATATCTGTTCAAAGTACTGAATGCGATGAGGTTGGCCCAGCAACCAAGGATGAATATTTAAGGTTAGCATTCGGCCACCTTGTGTTGCGGCTTCTTGGAGTAAAAAATCGCAAGCATCGTTTATTTGATCAACGTAAGCTGTTTCACTGTGTAGGTTATTACCCAGTATATAGAAGTCTTCTAGCTCAGTTGAAAGCGGCATGGCCCATAAACCATCTTGCTTAAAACGATAGGGCATATCGTCATTTACCCAGTCAGCACAATAACTAATGCC
This window contains:
- a CDS encoding M28 family metallopeptidase; translated protein: MKHLFPLCAVALLVSACNGDTKDNAQVSQANSSVLANSTTQLVTFDEQRFRQDIKVLSSDEFEGRAPTTKGEKLTLDYLTKQFTDMGLTGANQGSFLQAVPMVTYTPSEQQTITLADLPMQYRKDIVLSSRHANEQITIDKAPLVFVGYGINAPESQWNDYSGIDMTGKIAVILVNDPGFANPEGTKFNGLAMTYYGRWSYKFEEASRQGALGAIIIHDTKPASYPWSVVENSWTGPQQDLVLNTDEANNRIQVEGWMTLDAAKQLFTKSGFSLPTLMERAADEPVNVELAQTASIKFANKAEYADSYNVVATLKGTSQADEQLLFTAHWDHIGKDETKEGDQIYNGALDNASGTAGIMEIARQFAAQAKQGKGLKRSLTFVATTGEEQGLLGSRFYAANPIYPLDKTVAVFNLDSTNVYGKTKDYTIVGKGQSELENYLADAAKLQNREVKSERNPASGGFFRSDHFSFAKYGVPAVFAGGGSEPPDDATAVYKAEMEKTMKGCYHNVCDHYHESWDLSGALQDLQVYYQAAESLGNNQDWPGYLAGSEFNSLRPAK
- the asnB gene encoding asparagine synthase B codes for the protein MCSIFSILDIKSDASELRQVALEMSKLLRHRGPDWSGIYADEHAILAHERLAIVDVDHGAQPLISQDGNIVLAVNGEIYNHKQLKADLGDKYQYQTNSDCEVILSLYQEYGCDFLDKLNGIFAFVLYDKANKTYLVSRDHMGIIPLYTGLDTAGNFYIASEMKALMPVCKTVAEFLPGQYLYSADGQPTQYYVRDWMEYDAVKDNPASIDELREALEAAVKRQLMSDVPYGVLLSGGLDSSVVSAITQTYAKHRIENDGETGAWWPQLHSFAVGLAESPDLVAAQKVADAIGTIHHPIVYTFQEGLDAIKEVIYHLETYDVTTIRSATPMYLMARKIKAMGIKMVLSGEGADELFGGYLYFHKAPNAQAFHEELVRKLDKLHLFDCLRANKAMAAWGLEARVPFLDKEFMDVAMRINPEAKMSKDGRIEKHILRQAFEHKLPKEVAWRQKEQFSDGVGYSWIDGLKEHAGKHVDDVQLANAKFRFPYNTPETKEAYFYRCFFEEFYPLTSAAETVPGGKSVACSTPEALAWDESLRGIIDPSGRAVRNVHASSYQ
- a CDS encoding HAD-IIA family hydrolase; the protein is MKNIICDIDGVLLHDNKLIPGSDKFIHRIIEQGNPLVLLTNYPVQTGKDLQNRLGAAGINVPEDCFYTSAMATADFLKHQKGTKAFVIGEGALTHELYNAGFTITDINPDFVIIGETRSYNWDMIHKAARFIAGGARFIATNPDTHGPRFSPACGALCAPIERITGKMPFYIGKPSSWIIRSALNHIQGHSENTVIIGDNMRTDILAGFQAGLETILVTSGVSQMADIDKEPFRPNHVFACAGDIDVI
- the nagZ gene encoding beta-N-acetylhexosaminidase, translated to MSYLMMDLAGLTVSALEAEQLQHPQVGGIILFTRNYSNKSQLIELVKEVRNIRPELLIAVDHEGGRVQRFKQDFTHIPAMGDILPAAKGDLALAKLWAKECGFLMAVELLACDIDLSFAPVLDVNGISEVIGKRSFSANPDEVTSLAAEFILGMEQAGMAAVGKHFPGHGSVAADSHVAMPVDSRSQAQIEAFDMQPFVSLMAKGQLNGVMPAHVIYDQVDPNPAGFSTYWLQNVLRQRLGFKGVIFSDDLGMKGASFAGDYLGRAQAALDAGCDMILVCNDPTGVATLLSEFTWPANAPVANALSLKPDTHNVVNALEQDARWLAAIETAKQIHAAV
- a CDS encoding DUF6843 domain-containing protein, with translation MKFLFNIHRLKILFISLIITLLSACTEIKKSEPVIYLIPEGYVGSLYIIFNAPNGLPPKYEGESRVYEIPPSGVLVTQMNANEGWIESSKTQYFFVNDTGDRTPMNEDSASTELNTTNSNAETTRTVYVGGLGQSGPIYGCTVINQNFTIGTDSEQIDSKNLLDIYDAIKLRNIDEKLFDNMCQQVVK
- a CDS encoding LysR family transcriptional regulator; this encodes MTRAKSTLEQWRILQAVVDHGGYAQAAEQLNKSQSSLNHAVAKLQHQLGIQLLEVKGRKAYLTEQGEVLLRRSRHLTQSVDELEQLATNLGQGWEPSLTIAKEIIYPTEKLVDALEAFIPLSRGTRVSVLDSVISGTHDLINQQMVNIAICATPPRGHLAQPLCECDFELVCHPNHPLAQLDSIEDEKQLAQHLQIVIKDTGSNSMNDIGWLKAEQRITVSNFHEAKVILGRQLGFCWIPNFLVEHDLQQGKLHKLKLHGSYQRRITLNLIVPNRDRQGPACRLLESLILLQHQIETSQRYTEKANA
- a CDS encoding L-serine ammonia-lyase, with product MISVFDMFKIGIGPSSSHTVGPMKAGKIFMQNLIDQDLLSGIDELQSELFGSLGQTGKGHGTGKAVILGLMGEDPETVDTDAIDGILEAVSNDQKLKLADGRLVKFTRENGVTYHRRKTLPAHANAMTLYALTKGEITYQRTYYSVGGGFILDEDEITQRNASPATPIKEAPYDFNSAAQLLELCCENGLSISSLMMANELSIASEEEVKQGLWKIWQTMKTCVDRGYQKEGILPGGLKLRRRAPSLYRRLKAEGRNNTDPLTAMDWVDLFALSVNEQNAAGARVVTAPTNGAAGIIPAVLCYYDMFVQEVDIDVCSRYLLTAAAIGILYKKNASISGAEVGCQGEVGVACSMAAGALTEIMGGTVEHVENAAEIGMEHNLGLTCDPVGGLVQVPCIERNAMGAVKAINASRMALRGDGNHKVSLDKVIKTMMDTGRDMRSKYKETAKGGLAVNIVEC
- a CDS encoding DUF1801 domain-containing protein, translated to MKMDVQHKFESYPQQIKPLLIYLRRLIFDIASHHNLGEVEETLKWGEPSYAVKNGSPIRIDWKAKYPEQYFIFFNCNTKLVDTFRELYPDVIQYQGNRAIVLNVNCPLPTKVIEHCLTLSLQYKSIKHLPLLGA